The region ctatgaaaatgttttgttaaggAATATTCTTTCAATAATTAACAATAGTGAAACACTATTTTCATCAGAGAAAGTCAGAATAAATGGACAGTGATTCTCAGAGGTCAAttagagagagaagaaaataaacttaaaacatACAATTCTTCTTATATCCCTTTCCAGTCAGGTACACGGTGCCTGTCCCGAAATCAAACCCGGTTTAAAGGAGATTCAggggaaagaggaaaaacatctcCTCTGAAAACCTCCCTTATCAGTTTTATAAGAAAAACACTTGCTCAGAAGCCTCCGTTATCAGTTCATTCTGCCcagaaaagtcaaagttttattttccaagacaATGTCTAAAGACAAAGTCACTTTCATTAGCCAGGAGAGCAGCAGAGTCTAGAAATGATACcagggtgtgtgtttgtatcAGGGTGTGTGTTTGGATCAGGTTGTGTGTTTGGATCAGGTTGTGTCCTTACCACCTTCTTGCAGATCTTGCAGAGGCCAGAGCAGAGTGTAGGCCAGCTGACCCTGCATGTAGAAGAAGGGGGCCATGCAGCAGCTGGGATGGTCCGAGTGCTGGACCTGGGAGCCAAACTCATCCATGATGTACCACACAGGAACTTTTTCCTCTGctgactgcacacacacatgcacgcacacacgcagCAGAGAAGGGGGCTGAAACACATGCTGACAGAGAGGGAGCTGCAGTGTGAAGCTGTTCTCAGACTTGCCCCCTGGGACAGCTGGTAGGTCTGGTTATATTTCCACATGCGCTCCAATATCAACTCCACTACATCTGGAGGGGGAACCTCGCCATGGAAGTCCACCCCCATGAGGGAGGCCATCCTGGGCAGCAGTCCCGGAATCTGCTCCAGGTGCTGCCGGGCTTGCTCCACCCGGTACGTCCAAGCATGGTCCACCAGAAAGATGCTGCAGGAGGAGCACAGAAAGCCTGGTTGGAGACGGGATTTCAGCAGGATGTTGTGAAAAGCATCACTATGTATCAGCAGCAGGCATCAGCAGCTCCAcctgtgaaaatgttcaagcttGTAGATCTGGTGACATCTCTGCTCGTCTTTCTCCCTCATTTATAGTAATGggccactttattaggcacaccttgTTTCAGTTAATATGATAGCAATACACAGCCGACCGTCATCATACCAGGTAACGatattcagttttaatgtgTGTTAAATAGAGATGAAATTATCCATcagattaatcagttattgaaataataatcaactaatttagtaattgattaatcattagcTGTAGTATACAACCTCAAAAAAGACGAGTAATTAACCCAAACCATACAACAATATATATCCATTTTGCCTTTACCATTATGGTGAAAATTGTTATTACTAAGTAATATGTGATGACTTTAATCTGATGACATGATTTATGTCTTTGTTCTTAATGAACCTGTCTGGCTTGGTCTAAAGCCCagacagaaccaacacagaacccaCCATCAGTCTGACCTGGAGCTCTATTCGGACTGTTCAGGAATTTTTGGTGTCTCTCCATCATGTATCTGGTATGAAATAAGACTGAGTGATTTTCACAGTCATTAGGTTTTCccacaacaaatattttctttaaaaagttgcattttattgtatttcaggcaataaaatgtttgttgttattttaaaaaggaccTGAATTATTTCTAATATAATGTATATCTGGTGTTGTatataaaaaggcttaagtggttcaatgaaaaatctacagaatgtattgaatttttatctgattaatcgtctGAATGtccgattactaaaataattatctgCAGCCCTCCTGTTATATTGTCAGTTTCCTTTACATCCTTTTTCCATCTCGTTTGACAGAAGTGTGTGTGTCATGTATTTAAtgccttgtggggaccatttttcctgacacatactacTTCGATGGGGAACCACTGTTTGAAGCCTGgaccccacaaggggaaacgtTTGGacttaggactaaggtgtgaattgagttttggttagggttctgtattttttgttgatGCTGCTTTGGTTTCtgatatattaaaatatttttttaggtctTTCAGAGGTCACCATCCCTCCCAATCTtcctccaaaacaaaccaaagtgggttACGTTTTTCAGTGCTCCATTTGTGCCGTCATTAGTCATCTGGTGGATGacctaaaaaattatttttaatatctcagaaaacaaagcagcacaaacaaaatatgtatcGCCACATAATGAGCACAAACCCCTCAGGCTATTTGCTGGAATGTTTCACTTAGCTGATAGTCATTTGTGTCCTGAAGAAGCGAAAGGTTATGTTTTTACGGTCTTCACCTGGTTGGATCGGAGACTTCCAGCCCACATTCCCGAGTAACAACCACTTTACACCCAATCACCACTCCATAATTgcccttttttctctccccatCTTCCTCCTGCTGGACCTGCATTATTCCAAACACCTCCCCGGCATCGTAGACCTGCAGAGAGGCAGAGAACACGGCGAACTGCGGGATAGCCTAACAGCAGATGGCATGAAGTGTCATGAAGTGTCGCGTTAAGGCGACACTTCATGCAGGTGAGCTTGCTCAGTGGTCATGCTCAGCATGCTCAGTGCTCACCTCGTTGGTGATCTTGTGATAGAGGCTCCTCCAATAGATCTGAGGGACCCCTGAGGACTGCAGGGCCCCACCCTGCAGCGCCACGAAGGCCCCGAACCCCTCATCTGGTTCGTCATTCAGTCCTTCTGGGTTTGTAAACATCTCCAGGACAACGTTCCAACTCACGTgcgagcagctgctgcagaccAGGAAGAAGTTATTTTTCATGTGTGCTTGGTAACCATCTTGAATACGCATGGTCGCCACCTAGTGGTCTGGAAAGTGAATGAGTAGTAGttcctttttcagattttccctTCAACGAATCATCCCTCTGTCTCATTCAGTCCTGCACTCTGTCCTGTGTCTACCTCAAGCCACCAACACTttgattgtgtgtgtgaaactagagtttttttcttcacttcacaCCCAGCAGTGCTGTACCTTATTATTCAGCCAGCTGAATTTTACACACCGGACGTGTAAACTAGAAGACGTTACAGATGTCCTGTGTGTAAAAGATCtaaagaggcaaaaataaagaaaaagtcaaatccAACCAGTCTCATGTCCCCTCCAGAGACACATCACCATATTTTATAGTGGAAGAGAACACATaaaagaattacaatatatatatgCTAACATTTCTGCACATGTATATGTGCATATTTTACCATAAGTAAAATAttcaggtgcatctcaataaatttataaaaagttcacttattttagtaatttatttaaaaaaattaaactaaagtcTTATTCAGATCAATTTCAAATAACACTTTTCtagcagaaataattaaaattctggTTTAACTCTCTGCCTCTGTGTAAATGGCAGGGtccaccctgaacaggtcgcctgACTGTAACAGACACACTGTTAAACACAGTACGTTGTccttatttcagaaaaatcatGCGATCTCATGGCCTCAAAAATATCAAGttttccaaacacaaaaatgttaatatgtgCAAGTTGGACATCTTAAGTCTACACAATTCAGCTAACTTGATACTTTTGAGTTACATTAACTTGGGCAATTTTAGTGACCACAACTGAAGTTAACTGAATAAATCCAAGTATATTGTAATTACTGGAACAAATcccaaagctttttttttaagtagaaaccacttatataaaaagaaaactacttaATTGAAATACTTCCTGGctcctgctttttatttgtttctctgctCAAACATTAACAGATGATATACAAAGCAGTGAtagtttgctattttttttcagaaaacataattATATACAATGCTGCACCATCAGGCAGAACACCACAGTCATACAGCTCACTCATAGCTGAGTTTCGTGCAAATATAGATGCCAAAACTGGCTAATTAGAGAATTGCTCTGAAAGTGGCTCATTCTAGACAAACCAACTGCACAGATGACCATTTCTCCTTAAacttgctgctgctggtggcacaatgcattgtgggataccttactggcaacacccCACTGCCACATATACCCAATTGCCGCAACAGAATAAATTATTGCAACATAGTAAAGAAACATGCCATCATTAgagcatattttatttgtaccaACACTGAAATCAGTTGaacaaatgttcaaaactttCTCTTCGGTTGAGCAGAAATGGAGTAATGTCTGAATGTCAAGCGGTAACCCTTCACATCCTAAAGTCCTCAccactttcaaatattttactttttttttgcatgaactCAGCTGAAATAGATGAAGTAATCaagcatttttaatcaaaaaattcaCACCACATGTTTAAGATGAGTACAAACAAGACGATAAGAATTATGTTCACTCACGGCCTGCCTTTCTGCTCATGTTGTAGATCTGGTCCAAGTTTATCCCTTTCATCATCATGTTCCTTTCCTGAGATTTATATGGATGGAGTTTCCTTCATTCCATTTTGGTTCTTTGGATCCAGTTTGGATCACATAAATTGGCCTTTGCAattgtaatgtaattttttttaccagcgaTAGAATTACTGCACATTGGTAATAAACACACCGCTAAAGCTTACATTACATGATCCTTCTAAATAATACCATTAAGTGTCTGACTAATTacaagattatgtttttttctatatatataatGGGACATTGACCATATATTTTTCAGGACTTCAGTGTCAAagtttcaattcaattcaaaaatactttatttatctcaaagggaaatgaaaactaaattcATCAAAGAATCATTTTgtatggtgatgctgtgggtgGAAAGAATCTTTGATAGCAGTCAGTCTAGCAACCAATATgcagaggcctctgactgaagacttaATTTCCAGGCAGCAGAGTCAATATTCCACCCTCTATAATATTCTACCTGGCTGTACAGTTAAAGGTAGGCGAAGACGCTGCGGTCTGGGATCTGATCCTTGTCCAGTCGGTTTGGTGAAAGGAATGGTTTGGGCTTCCTCCTGTTCTGTTGTAAGTCCTCCCAGGGTTTGGAGTCAGGGTTCAGCTAATATTTGAACTTTTGAGGTGCTAATCATTTGCTCCCACTCTATACCTTTGGGTTaagtttcagatattttcatacCTTCTCCTCTAGTTTCAGCCTCACCAGCCCATCCTCCCACTGTGCTCATTTTTATAGATCCAACAGCATATAAACAATCTCCAGCAtgtaacttttgaaaaatattaaacgtTTAAACATCAGGTCCCAGGTCATTTTTATGTTCTCCCCCACCTCCTTCAAAGTACTTGGATAAGATGTTCCTGTGTATAAATGTGTCCACAGGTCTCACTTATATTAGTAGAACTTGTACGGCTTTGACTCTACATCTTAAGAAAGCATTCTTTGGCATTATTCCACACTTGTATTCCCTGCAAAAAGAGAGCAGATATGAAACTAGACAGTGAGCTTTAACACAGAATTGTAAGCTGAGTTTAGGCTCTTCTCTACCTTCTTGCACATGCTGATTTGCATGAGAGCGTAGTTGATGAGCGCCTCTTGCAGATCTTTGTCCTTCTGATCCTTAAAACGGACAATGTCTGCCCACGCCTTTTCAGCATGCTCACTGGAGAAATACACATGAAGCAGAGTGGTACCAGAACCTGATCCATCAGCCTTGCTGCTGCTTCCACACAGTCTGCAACTCACTCGCACTCAGCTGTTTTCTCCTTCACAGTCTCTTCCCCCTCTGCTATCAGCTCCTCCAGCAGGTTGAGCTTGGCCTCCCTCTGCTCAGGTGCTTCTTGCCCGAAAAGCTTGTTGGTCATGCCTTTTAAGGAGAAAGTGCGAACTATCTGAGACGGTCAgcaagagaaacagaaacagaaaatggaataaatgaaatgttattgCCTTCTGAATTAGTTACATGTTTAGAAAACCTGAGCGAgtttataaatgttacattatgtTGCCAAAAACATTCACTTATCTGCCTTCGCACATGGCCCAACACTATGCATTCTTCTATGAAGGCTTTCCATAAGATTTAGGGAGTGTTTCATATCGAATGGCTCATAATGCCCCCAGTAATTAATCTCCAATGTCTATTAGATTGAAGCCAGAACTCTGTCCAGACCAATTCTGTTAGCTCACACCTAATGTCTCACAGGTTTGTATGATGCAAAGTCGTGTCAGACCAGGAGGATGCTTctaacatacatacatacatacatacatacatacatacatacatacatacatacatacatacatccatacatacatacatacatacatacatacatacatacatacatacatacatacatacatacatccatccatccatccatccatccatccatccatccatccatccatccatccatccatccatccatccatccatccatccatccatccatccatccatccatccatccatccatccatccatccatccatccatccatccatccatccatccatccatccatccatccatccatccatccatccatccatccatccatccatccatccatccatccacaggACATGATCAACAAAACATGTACAGAGGAAATCAGAAGTTtaaatacactgaataaaaacacatgtaCACATTTGTTTCTCACTCTCCAAAAGAAGGTTTCATGCCAGGATTTATTACAGCAGTGGTATCCTGTCATGTAGACTGGAATCGCCCTACAGTGTGACCCGTTCCTTCACTACTGTCTGCAGCAATAATCTGTATAACGAGATGCTGGGTTTTATACACCTGTGGCCTTGGAAGTGAACAGAATAGATGAATTAAAGCACTTGGATCCCTTTGGCAACATAAGGTTTGATGTGAAGAACCTAATGTGTGATGCTGCATGATTCTGCATTATGCTGCATGATGCTGCATGATGCTACATGatgctgcatgatgctgcctggTGTACCCCGGTGGCCAACTCCTCACGCTGCTGCTTCTTAGAGATGAGGTCCTGGGAAGCCATTTCCAGCTCAAACTGGCTCAGCTCGTGTTTTCTGCACACTGCCCTGCAAAAGCAAAGGTAATACtgaattcaatttatttacCTGATACAGTATGTCACATTAGGGTTAGAAAACATAatgaagtggagggaaaatgtttaatgattTTGAATATCTTTtccaaatgaaacattaatggAGTGGGGTGCATTAGTATTCATGATGATTTAAACCATCTGGCTGTATGCTCAGGGTGCTTGTCCTGCTTCTTCAGCCTCTAGCAGGTTTTCTCCTGGGTTGTCCTGGATTtagatccatccatcttcaCCAGCTCTAACCAGCTTCCACACACGCAAAGTTTGTTCTATGTCATTCCTTGTTTTTTAAGGAAGATTGAAAAGTTCAAATTTCTCTTAATGAGAGCAATGTGTAGGTTGGCCACCTGAGTGTTTTTGAGAAACTGCAAACTGGGCTCTTGGTGACTCTCCTAACAGTGGCTTTCTTCTTACCTGTCTAACTTAAAGTCCAGATTTGTGCACAACTAATACTTTTCCAGTGAACAGGTGATCCAATATTAGCTTTGGATTTCTTCACTTCCTCCAGGGCAACCATGGatatcttggctgcttctctgattaatgctctcagGCTGTTGCAGATCCTAACCCTGCTCTGAACATTCCCTCTGACATGCTGCTGGGTTCCTAGGTCTCTATGATGATAATTGTTCTCTGGTGTTCTCTATCAAACGTTTGaggacagaaacacaacagcTGCATCTAGGCTTATATTACGTCACACACAGCTGGACTGTTGTTGACTTCTGGTACAGTCCCAGGGCCATACATGCACACAGCCCCTCCTGAATGTTACCTCAGAGCTTCAGCATAGGACAGATATTCTTTCAGCTGGTCAGCATAATGTTCCTCTTCTTCCAAGATGTCGTCTACTGAGGCAGCATAGCTGTAAGTGAATGACCAACATAGCTGCTGTCAGCATGTAgttcttctgcatgttttcactAAAGAGCTTCTCCAAACTAACTACCAAATGAGTTGATTTATTACAAGAGAGAGAGTTCTTACGCATCCATGTGATGACCAGCGCTCTGCAGTCCATCTCCCATCTCTTTCTCTATGGCACTCCACTCACTGTAGTGAACACACCAATGAATAAATTTTTACAAGGGATTTGCCAATACTGGAGAATAAAGTCACTTCTGGAACAGACCCAGATGTAAATCACTTTAGTTCAGATAAAGGATGCATGCAAGAATGTTTTCAAACCTGAAGACTCGTCCATAGTTTCCGTGGACTTTGTAAACAGCATACAGTCTATCAGCAACCCTCTGCAGGAGAGAGAAACTGTTATCATCGGCAGGAATTCCCCACTAATACTGAGCATAAAACGTTTTACTGCCGTGTTCTAACATTCTGATGTTCTCAGCAATAAAGATGGTATGTGTGCTGTCCTACATATTTCTACTGCAAAGCTGCAGAGGCTCAGAGGAACAGTCAGTCAAATAACAGGAAGATTTTccaaatgtgacattttcagtATGTACTGAAACATGAAGTACTACTGCTGGTGGTTTCTGATACGGAAGACACGATCAACCACCCAGAGTGGGATCTTGTGATTAACCATTTACCCCCTGGTCCTCCAATaccctccctctctttctcttacAACCAAAGGCTCTGAATATCAATAGTGCCTAATGCAAACCATCATCATCCCAACTCTCCCACACAGCCCCAAATCTCCTGTTTCTTGTCAACTTCATGAAgggtgggggtggggtgggtatatttatcaaaaataaattctggaaatatttcactctgtgtCTGAGGAGTGAGTGTCacaatttgaattgaattagtggaataataatattcaaatttgttCAACTTTTAAGTTGTCTACAAAAGTGACTAAATAAATGAGTGTTAAAAGGCAGACAATGGCAAcacttttatttaagaaaaaatgtatgtcttttagggtgtgtgtgtgtgtgggtgtgcttACAGTTCGTGCTCGAAGCAGCTGAGAAGTGTGAGACTGAAGTCCGTCGCTGTAATGTTTCATCTCCACTAGGCGTCTGAGATGAAGACATTAATGAAATATCATTTCTACAATGAACTATTAACTATAACTATTTAGTGACAGAAACACTTTTGACCATTTTAGGTTCACAGAAATCTCTATAGCAGGGGTGTCACCCTCAGTTACACAGGCTGTCCAAATGAAAGCCCACTCTGAATCCTTCCTTCCTACTGACAAGAGGTTTTACACCCTGGCCTGATTAACCGTCCCTGGTTCATGAACAGGGCAGAGCTCTATGGAGCCTGCAGAGGAGACCATTCAGTTGTTTGGACAGGCTGTGTCGGAGCAGGGGCTCATCTGAATAATGAATGGCCCCGGTCCTGGAGGAGAGGACAACCCAAGAGagcaaattcacacaaaaaaactacaaaaaaaacatcaggacATTCACTCTGATGGAACAAActgccagaaaactgtaaagatgctgaaacactgagttcctttaactGAAGGCTGACTtcagctgtttagagttgcattTGATTCACAGTAACTGAAGCATTGGTTAATTCTACTcttcatttaatatttcaaaataatctgcaaaGGACACTGTAAATGCCATTGTTTATTCTACGTGAGTGACAATAAAGACATCTTATCTTCAAAATGTATCTTCCAACAAAACTGTGTGGACTTAATGGTTTCATACTGTTAGACTTACTTATGAGGACTTCTCACCCTGAAGGTGGCGCTCAAAGCTCTGAGTCTGGAATCTGCCTGCAAAAGAAATATCAGGAAATGTTCAAACCCAGAGAACACAGAGAACATCCCAGTGATAACAGAAGGCAGAGCTGCACCTGTACCTTTGTCTGGAAACCCGTCTCATATACCATTTCCTTCCAGCCATGCTCCTGCCACATAAAGTCAGAGAAACGTCTTTGTACTTTATGAAGTGAGCTTTATAGGAGACATATTTGGATCAGAAACAAAGGAGCAACATTCCACACCTTGGTGAGGAAGTGGTAAAGCATCTCGTTGTTGGAGAGAACTGGATGAGAGGCCACACGGAGCAGGAAGTTCTCCAGCCCAATCCTGCGCCGCTCCACAAAGTCTGGGTCCATGTTGTCTGCAGAAAGCTTGTGCCATACAAACTCTGCCTGCAAGCAGAAAACACAGCATCACCCCCACCTTTCTGTACACCTGGAAAGGTTTGTAAAATGTGCCAAGCCAGGCTTGGTGAAAGAGCTAATCTGATATATTTAATAAGAACCTCACTCAAATTCATCTGATCTAatgaactaaagaaaaaattgtGACTCAATTTACAAGTCCAGATATGTGAATTATGATTTCTTCACGTcaagaggggccagttgaggtggctcgggcatctggtcaggatgcctcctggacgcctccctggtgaggtgttccgggcacgtcccaccaggaggaggccccggggaagacccagaaaacgctggagggactatgtctctcggctggcctgggattgggattcctccagaggagctggtggaagtggctggggagagggaagtctgggcctcccttcggaagctgctacccccacgacccgaccccggataagcggaagaaaatggatggatggatggatggatttatgcAGCTAGGACTGTGGAGCTTACAGAGTGAAATTCCCCATATCTGGCTGAGATCTGGATCACATGCCCCAGCATGTTTCTAGCTTTCTATACCTTCTTGCACatccttttattatttatgtgcaAAGGCGTTTTAGCTCTTTCTATGTGTGTTACCTGGGTTGTTACCGGAGTCGGGTGAATATAATGTCAATAGAAGTAGAGATATATTtcataagaaaaatgttgtcATGTTCAGTTCTTATTTTATCCATTGTATACAGTTTAAACCAGAAATGTACTaagtacaaaaagacaaacaacttgttttttatgttgcttttccAGTTCTGGCTTCTTCCACTCTTAGAGACGTTTCAGCCCATGGAGAGGATTTGTTTCACTCTGGATAATGACGCTCCCTCACCGGCCCAGCATGGTGAAAACCAgcgtcttgtttgttttttgctttgtccTAAGGGTCTGGACCCTCGACTACTGAGAAACCATTCCTTTTTGGAGGTGTGAAcgtttaaattttacccaagcTCTAATGTTTGCCTTTGACATATACAATGTGCCAGTTTGAAGCTATTAAACTGGAAATTTCCTGTGCTGTATGCAACCATCTTGCACTgtgaagaaagaataaaatgatCCAAACGAGTCGACTGTTAATgctaattcaatatttggaagtgtgaagaCTGAACAGTttcattcacttcctctgccattcctaaaactacaggcagactacaattctaaaacagagcagaaaaacaccaataCTGAGTTGAGGGGAGAGAGCAGAGACTGTGCTGAAACGACCAGCTATCACCAGATGAACAAAGTCTTTTTCCTTTGTTCTGAGGATGGTTCACACGGTTCACAATACAACATTTTCATCTCTGACACAAAACATGTCTCCTTCCTAGACAGTGTATCTGGACATTCTCGTTTATGCTTGCATATAATTGTTCGAACAGAAGAATCTGGAAATTGGACCAAAGAATGAAGCCTATTCATGTAGATCTATAATTCACAACCTGGTTTATTGGATGATTGATTTGGGCTCATCTATGATATCACACAAGGAAGGAAAGCATTTGTGACTTGACCTTAAAATACATTCACAGGTATACCTCCAGTTAACTCTGGTGTTGTGAATTAACCAATCAAAAGCTTATAATTCCATCACATCATCTTCTGGGTTTTCCTAAATGGTTTCAGGGAATTATAATCATAAaagtatgtaaacttctgactttgaataaataaccaaaaacgTCAGTAAATATCTGAATTCATCTATATTTCTAGATGAATTCATGTACTCCCAGGCAGAGTACATGAAAAAaaggtgggtgggtggatggatctTTTAGAGAATGCAATTGGGAAAAGATCTGGAAACCAAAATGCTTATATGTTCTATTTCTGTTGTCTATTCTTATTAGTACTTAAATTCAAGATTTTGATTAGATTCCACAGATTGTACAAAGCTGTGAAATCTGATGTAaaccatatttttaaataaacgaGAGAACAGAATCAAATCCCTGAGAAGACATGCTGTTCTAGTTTCTTCAGGTACTTTGAGTCACACCATGTTGGACAGAGAATTACTCCACTGAGGGAGGAAACATTCAGCATCGCCAGTAAGATGCACTGATGTGTCGAAGAAAAAATCAGCTGAATCAAAATATTCCAGGGTCAAATGTGAGACCATCTGTCCAACAACTGATGCTGACATTAGGTCATTCAGAAAGACAATGATACCAAGCACGCCTGACTGACTGTTTAAGCAGGAAATGTGTTGAAGTGAACAAATAATGCCACAATGCTGCTTTCCCACCGGGGTGATGCTTTGGGCAAGTTATGCCTGAATacataaaataactaataaataagaGGTGCTTTAATACGCGGAAGCAGTATTAATGCTGTATTGAAACAATGGATGAGGGTCATAGACATTTTCATGAGGAGCTGAACTCACCCTCTTCTCAGGCAGAGGAGGAACCACGATGTATGGATATGTAACTATCAGATAGTTCCTCAGCAGTTCAAACTCACTGTATCGCCTCCACAGAGAGTCAGGCGGTGGATTATGGCCTTCTGCGATTGC is a window of Gambusia affinis linkage group LG23, SWU_Gaff_1.0, whole genome shotgun sequence DNA encoding:
- the LOC122826082 gene encoding sorting nexin-4-like isoform X2, which translates into the protein MAEDVKEESVASNDESDQAASDGSLSNTMLTEGSCLLRRMEICVAEAEKRSGKNAVSMQETYTVYLVETRPIDAIAEGHNPPPDSLWRRYSEFELLRNYLIVTYPYIVVPPLPEKRAEFVWHKLSADNMDPDFVERRRIGLENFLLRVASHPVLSNNEMLYHFLTKEHGWKEMVYETGFQTKADSRLRALSATFRVRSPHKRLVEMKHYSDGLQSHTSQLLRARTRVADRLYAVYKVHGNYGRVFSEWSAIEKEMGDGLQSAGHHMDAYAASVDDILEEEEHYADQLKEYLSYAEALRAVCRKHELSQFELEMASQDLISKKQQLRTFSLKGMTNKLFGQEAPEQREAKLNLLEELIAEGEETVKEKTAECDEHAEKAWADIVRFKDQKDKDLQEALINYALMQISMCKKGIQVWNNAKECFLKM
- the LOC122826082 gene encoding sorting nexin-4-like isoform X1, with translation MAEDVKEESVASNDESDQAASDGSLSNTMLTEGSCLLRRMEICVAEAEKRSGKNAVSMQETYTVYLVETRPIDAIAEGHNPPPDSLWRRYSEFELLRNYLIVTYPYIVVPPLPEKRAEFVWHKLSADNMDPDFVERRRIGLENFLLRVASHPVLSNNEMLYHFLTKEHGWKEMVYETGFQTKADSRLRALSATFRVRSPHKRLVEMKHYSDGLQSHTSQLLRARTRVADRLYAVYKVHGNYGRVFSEWSAIEKEMGDGLQSAGHHMDAYAASVDDILEEEEHYADQLKEYLSYAEALRAVCRKHELSQFELEMASQDLISKKQQREELATGIVRTFSLKGMTNKLFGQEAPEQREAKLNLLEELIAEGEETVKEKTAECDEHAEKAWADIVRFKDQKDKDLQEALINYALMQISMCKKGIQVWNNAKECFLKM